One window of Bacteroidales bacterium genomic DNA carries:
- a CDS encoding DoxX family protein: MFNLRNISRILVALVFIFSGFVKGVDPLGTAYRIEDYFIAYGMDWANPMSLFLSIFLCTLEFTLGVSLLLNLRIKLISWPLLLMMIFFTILTFFDAIYDPVPDCGCFGDALKLTNWETFYKNIVLIILVGIIFFYRKKSHSMFLPRIDHIAIAVIFTGFAIFSVYQYRHLPLIDFLGWKKGTDLLPDNPGKAKICLTYRNKITGEEKEYLSPDYPWNDSTWVAQWEFMDQRIDDSGVIKGHSLQIFNYEGNDYTETFINHPGYQFLVASYSLKDASRKGFEKIDKLFGDISSDGHSLIVLTGSLLEEIESYRQGLHPDLEFYQADDIELKMMIRANPGLILLKDGVVLGKWHYRDLPDYQDLKKEFPDM; the protein is encoded by the coding sequence ATGTTCAATCTCCGAAACATCTCCAGGATACTCGTAGCACTCGTATTCATTTTCTCCGGATTTGTGAAAGGGGTCGATCCGCTCGGAACGGCATACCGCATCGAAGATTATTTTATCGCTTATGGCATGGACTGGGCTAATCCCATGTCTCTTTTTCTGTCCATATTCCTTTGTACGCTTGAATTCACCCTGGGAGTGAGCCTGTTGCTGAACCTGCGCATCAAACTGATATCCTGGCCACTGTTGCTGATGATGATCTTTTTCACTATTCTCACGTTTTTTGATGCCATTTATGACCCGGTCCCGGACTGTGGCTGCTTTGGCGATGCCCTGAAACTGACCAACTGGGAAACTTTTTATAAGAATATCGTCCTGATCATCCTGGTTGGGATCATTTTTTTCTACAGGAAGAAGTCCCATTCCATGTTTCTGCCCAGGATTGATCACATAGCTATAGCAGTCATATTCACCGGGTTTGCCATATTCTCCGTTTATCAGTACCGGCATTTGCCCTTGATCGATTTCCTGGGATGGAAAAAAGGCACCGACCTTCTCCCGGATAATCCCGGTAAAGCCAAAATCTGCCTGACTTACAGGAATAAAATCACGGGAGAGGAAAAAGAGTACCTTTCTCCCGATTACCCCTGGAATGACAGTACGTGGGTGGCACAATGGGAATTTATGGATCAACGGATCGACGATTCTGGCGTGATCAAAGGCCATTCCCTACAAATATTCAATTATGAGGGTAATGATTACACTGAAACTTTTATCAATCATCCGGGGTACCAGTTCCTGGTTGCTTCTTATAGTCTTAAAGATGCTTCCCGTAAAGGTTTTGAGAAGATTGACAAGCTTTTTGGTGATATTTCGAGCGATGGCCATTCATTAATTGTTCTGACCGGAAGCTTGCTGGAAGAGATTGAGTCTTACCGGCAGGGACTCCATCCCGACCTTGAATTTTACCAGGCCGATGATATTGAACTGAAAATGATGATCAGGGCCAATCCCGGTTTGATTTTACTGAAAGACGGTGTGGTACTTGGTAAATGGCATTACAGGGATCTGCCGGACTACCAGGATCTGAAGAAAGAATTTCCGGATATGTAA
- a CDS encoding DUF1599 domain-containing protein, with protein sequence MTETSRQFEQAIAMCKEVFVNKMKDYGSAWRILRTSSLTDQIYIKANRIRSIEQKGIQKIGEGIRTEFIGIVNYSVMALVQLELGPEGKLELNKDEALSLYDRHIRSACELMEDKNHDYDEAWRNMRISSLTDIILMKLMRIKQIEDREGETLVSEGVDANYQDIINYALFALIKLET encoded by the coding sequence ATGACAGAGACTTCCCGGCAGTTCGAACAGGCCATAGCAATGTGTAAAGAGGTGTTTGTAAACAAGATGAAGGATTATGGCAGCGCCTGGCGAATCTTAAGGACTTCATCACTTACCGACCAGATTTACATCAAGGCAAACCGTATAAGAAGCATTGAGCAAAAAGGCATCCAAAAGATCGGGGAAGGGATACGGACGGAGTTCATCGGTATCGTTAACTATTCGGTCATGGCCCTCGTCCAGCTGGAGCTTGGGCCCGAAGGGAAGCTGGAATTAAACAAGGATGAAGCACTTAGCCTTTACGACCGGCATATCCGCAGCGCATGTGAACTGATGGAAGATAAAAATCACGATTACGACGAGGCCTGGCGCAATATGCGGATAAGTTCACTGACAGACATCATCCTGATGAAACTCATGCGGATCAAGCAGATCGAGGACCGGGAAGGGGAGACACTCGTTTCAGAAGGGGTGGATGCGAATTACCAGGATATCATTAATTACGCGCTTTTTGCGTTGATCAAGCTTGAAACTTGA
- a CDS encoding site-specific DNA-methyltransferase: protein MNILDPMSGSGTTLVCARLRGHRAIGFDTDPLALLIARAWCADVEPKTLKVRAQLVLEQARTLSNRMTSERSYPKNTDEETCRFIDFWFDPGNRRELSSLATCISRVRSQTERTLLWCAFSRMIITKTSGASLAMDISHSRPHKVYKIAPMQPFNAFLKAVSTVASSCPFICNSNDSIPADIQYGDARALPVESASVDMVITSPPYLNAIDYLRGHKLSLVWMGHSISEIRAIRAGNIGTEVSKGTTSNKAIQEAMKAMVDFELLDNRHQGMIRRFVWDMSKVIEECSRVLKHEGRAVFVMGDSAISGIFIKNSAALIRLADSNGLFLVSRNTRPIETKRRYLPPPESVRAGDNMRSRMREEVILEFRAD from the coding sequence TTGAATATTCTCGACCCTATGTCCGGTTCGGGAACAACATTGGTCTGTGCAAGGTTGAGAGGACACCGTGCCATTGGCTTCGATACCGATCCTCTTGCGCTTCTCATTGCGCGTGCATGGTGCGCCGATGTTGAGCCAAAAACTCTAAAAGTCCGAGCGCAACTTGTTTTGGAACAAGCAAGAACTTTGAGCAATAGGATGACTTCTGAGAGATCCTATCCGAAAAACACAGATGAAGAAACATGTCGGTTTATTGACTTCTGGTTTGATCCAGGAAATCGCCGTGAACTAAGTTCTTTAGCAACTTGCATATCAAGGGTTCGGTCGCAAACAGAGAGAACTCTTCTTTGGTGCGCATTCTCGCGAATGATTATCACCAAGACTTCCGGCGCTTCGCTTGCGATGGATATTTCTCATAGCCGTCCCCATAAAGTGTATAAAATTGCTCCAATGCAGCCATTTAATGCCTTTCTCAAGGCTGTCTCAACTGTGGCTAGCAGTTGCCCTTTTATATGCAATTCTAATGACTCTATACCCGCCGACATTCAGTATGGCGATGCCAGAGCATTGCCAGTAGAGTCTGCGAGTGTGGACATGGTGATTACATCTCCTCCTTACCTGAACGCCATCGATTACCTTCGTGGACACAAGCTGTCCCTCGTATGGATGGGGCATAGCATTTCCGAAATTCGCGCGATTAGGGCTGGCAATATCGGTACGGAAGTTTCGAAAGGGACCACTTCAAATAAAGCAATACAGGAAGCGATGAAAGCCATGGTCGATTTCGAATTGCTTGATAATCGGCATCAGGGTATGATCCGACGGTTTGTCTGGGATATGAGCAAAGTAATAGAGGAATGTTCACGTGTTCTTAAGCACGAGGGGCGTGCCGTCTTCGTTATGGGCGACTCCGCCATTAGCGGTATATTTATCAAAAACTCAGCGGCCTTGATTCGACTTGCAGATAGTAACGGCCTTTTCCTCGTTTCGCGCAATACACGCCCAATTGAAACAAAGCGGCGATATTTGCCCCCCCCCGAATCCGTGAGGGCTGGAGACAATATGAGGAGTCGAATGAGAGAAGAGGTCATTTTAGAGTTTCGTGCTGATTGA
- a CDS encoding ABC transporter permease, which yields MPGFLIKRLLYGLLVLFGVITLVFILFNILPGDPARMMLGQRADISSVEAIHKDLGLDKPLMTQYLNFLNDISPVSVHNNQNPENYWYLNPEKYSPYLKLFSIKKTSLVLKMPYLRKSYQTKREVAAIIAEAFPKTLLLAAVSMIFAFIIGVIVGIFSALKKDGIFDRVALVLSVLGMSLPSFFAAIIIAWVFAFLLSDYTGLNMTGSLQTVDDFGRGEYLSLKNLILPALTLGIRPLGVIVELTRSSLLDVLSQDYIRTARAKGLSEFRVITRHALKNALNPVVTAVSGWFASLMAGAVFVEYVFDWKGIGVVIVDALEKYDFPVIMGTVLFISVILIIINILTDITYALLDPRVRLE from the coding sequence ATGCCGGGTTTTCTGATCAAACGGTTGCTTTACGGTCTCCTGGTACTCTTCGGAGTCATAACCCTGGTATTTATACTCTTCAATATCCTTCCGGGCGACCCGGCCCGGATGATGCTCGGCCAGCGGGCTGATATTTCTTCCGTTGAAGCTATCCATAAAGACCTGGGACTGGATAAACCGCTTATGACCCAATACCTTAATTTTCTGAACGATATATCGCCCGTTTCGGTGCACAATAATCAAAATCCTGAAAATTACTGGTACCTCAACCCGGAGAAGTATTCACCTTACCTGAAACTGTTCAGCATTAAAAAAACCAGCCTTGTCTTAAAGATGCCCTATCTCAGGAAATCATACCAGACTAAAAGGGAGGTGGCAGCGATCATTGCAGAAGCATTTCCTAAAACCTTATTGCTGGCCGCGGTTTCAATGATCTTTGCATTTATTATCGGCGTTATTGTAGGTATTTTCAGCGCTTTAAAAAAAGATGGCATCTTCGACCGGGTAGCTTTGGTCCTTTCTGTTCTGGGCATGTCGCTGCCTTCTTTTTTTGCTGCGATTATCATCGCCTGGGTATTTGCTTTCCTGCTCTCCGATTATACCGGGTTAAACATGACCGGCAGCCTGCAGACAGTGGATGATTTTGGCAGAGGTGAATACCTTAGCCTGAAGAATCTTATCCTGCCGGCTCTTACACTTGGAATCAGACCGCTCGGGGTGATTGTCGAATTGACCCGCAGTTCCCTGCTGGATGTGCTTTCGCAGGATTATATCCGCACCGCCCGGGCAAAGGGGCTCAGCGAATTCCGGGTAATTACCCGGCATGCCCTTAAAAATGCACTCAACCCTGTAGTGACGGCGGTTTCAGGCTGGTTCGCATCACTGATGGCCGGTGCAGTCTTCGTGGAATATGTCTTTGATTGGAAAGGGATCGGCGTCGTCATCGTGGATGCCCTCGAAAAATATGACTTCCCGGTGATCATGGGTACTGTGCTCTTTATTTCAGTGATCCTGATCATCATCAATATCCTTACTGATATCACGTATGCGTTGCTTGATCCGAGGGTGAGACTGGAGTAG